Genomic window (Gemmatimonadaceae bacterium):
ATCCGCAAAATGCCGTCGGTAATTCGAATCCGTTCCAGAATGCCGACGCTATCAAGACGCCTGAAAACGTTTATCGCCTGATCGGCAGTCTCACAGGAACGTACAACCTGCTGACGAGCCAGTCGCAGACGCTCGATCTCTCGATGACCGGTGGAGTTGACGCATTCAACGACGTGGCGAAGGTCATTTCTCCGGCGTTTCTCTATGTGGAACAGGTGAACTCGAATCCCGGAACGCTTGCCACGACATCATCGTCGTTTGTCAACGCCAATCTGAACGGTTCGCTTGCGCACCGATTGATCAGGTCAGGCTTTACTGCGACGACATCAGCCGGTTTCCGTCAGGACCGCCGCCAGTTCGACATCACGACCGTAATCGGCCGGGGGGTAATTCCAGGAGTCCAGAGCGTCGACCAGGCAGTCCAGAATTTCGTCGCTGAGAATCAGGGACTTGTGAAGGATTTCACGCTCTTCGCGCAGGAAGAATTCCTGACGTTCGGCGAGCGGCTGCTCTTTACCGCTGGTGTGAATGCGGAACGCTCGAGCAACAACGGAGACGACACGAAGTTCTACGCGTACCCGAAATTCTCGGCGTCATATCGTATTCCGGAGGTGATTCCGCGGGTCAATGAATTCAAGGTGCGACTGGCGTACGGCCGTGCCGGCAATCAGCCAACGCAGGGCAAATTCACATTCCTGACGACGCTCTTCAATGAAGGTGTCGCGGGTCTGCGAAATTCAACCGCCAAGGGTTTTGCCGGTATTCAGCCGGAAGTTGCAAGCGAACTCGAGGGTGGTTTCGACGTCCAGGCGTTCGACGGGCGGATGAGATTCTCTGCCACTCAGTTCAGAAAGCAGATTGACAACCTCCTGCTTCAGACCGTGCTCGCCCCGTCGACCGGATTCACGTCACAGTTCATCAACGGCGGCCAGATCGTCAACCACGGTACCGAGCTCGAACTCGGCCTGACACCTGTCCAGACCGGGCGCTTCGAGTGGACATCCAATACGACTTACGCAAGTGTTGCAGGCAAGGTGACGCGTCTTCCGGCGTCAGTGCCGGCGTTCATCCCTGTCTCCGGTTCGTTCGGAAGCCGGTTTGGCAACGGATTCATCCAGGTTGGTCAGTCGCCATCAGTCGTACAGGCGGTCAATTCATGCGCCGTCGCAGTTGCGCCTCGTTCAGCTTCGGCGCCGTTCGGCGGTAACTGCCCGGCGGCGAGCAGAATTCTTTCGTTCGTCGGCGATGCCCTCCCCGACTACACAATGGGCTTCAGCAACGACTTCACACTGGGCGCTATCCGCCTCTCGACTCTCGTCGACTGGAGAAAGGGCGGCAAGGCCATCAACCTCACCAACAATTATTTCGACGGCGGGTTGCTTGGTGACAGCGCGCTTGGGAATGCGCGTCTAACCTCGTTCCGTTCTGGCAGGGCTGCATATGTCGAGGACGCCGGCTTCGTGAAGCTTCGGGAAGTATCGGTCGCGTACGAGCTCCCCTCAGGTCTGACGAACAGGCTGTTCAATGGGCGTGCCGAGCGCGCCAGGATCGAGTTCAGTGGACGGAACCTTCTCACGTCAACCAAGTATACCGGCCTCGACCCGGAAGTATCGAACTTCGGGAACGTAGCGGTTGGGCGTCTTCAGGATGTGACGCCGTATCCGCCGAGCCGCAGCTTCTTCTTCTCTGTCAACACAACCTTTTAGTCATCGAGTGATCGCAATTATGAACAAATACACAACGATTGCGCTCGCGGCGGCCGCTTTTGCCTCCGGCGGGTGCAAGGACAGCACTACCGTCCGGTCGGTGAACGCGCCGACCGCCGAAGCGCTTGGCGGTGCGCTCAATCGCACGTCCCTTCAGGCTCTGGCAACGGGCGTGCTCGCCCAGGATCGCACTGCGATTGCCAGCTCGTTCACCTACGTCATATTGTCGGGCATTTTCGCCCGCGACGTCTATCGCATCGACAGCTCGGAACCCCGTTATGTCAGCGAGACCCTTGGTGGCCAGCCAGATGCGGGTAGTTTTGCCGGCGGTGGAGGTTTCGCAGATTTCTTCATCGCGATCCGCGCCGCCAACAATCTCATTCTCGCGTTGCCCACTGCTGCGGCAACCGACGTCAGTGCGGCTGAAAAAAGCGCGACTGCGGGATTCATCAAGACGATCAAGGCACTCGAGTACTACCGCTTGATCGAGCTCAGAGACACCGTCGGCGTTCCGATCCAGTCGGACAACCAGGACGAAGTCACGCCAATTCGCTGCAAGTCTCCGGTGCTGGCGTACGTGCAGGCACTGCTCGACAGCGCAAACACGGACCTGACGGCGGCAGGGGCGGCGACGAAGCTTCCCTTTACCCTTCCTTCCGGCTTCACCGCCAACGGCCGGGACTACAGCGTCGTGAGCAACATCATCAGGCTGAATCGCGGGCTTAAGGGCAAGGTGGATTTCTACACCGGCCTGAACCGCAAGGCTGTCATGCCTGCCCTCTACGCGACGGCCATTGCCGAGCTGACTCAGGCCTTGGGCGGGGCGGCCCCAGGTGCGGTTTCACCATCGACGTTCAACTTCGGCCCGTACTACAATTTCGGCGCAGCGGAGACCAACGCAGCAGCTAATAACCGTGCTGACGCCAAGATTGGCCTCAACCCCCTGATCAGAGACAGCATTCAGGCGGGTGACGCACGCGCTTCCAAGATCGTGAGCCGGCCGGTGCTTTCCGGCGGCGGTATTTCCACGACGGTGACCGCGTCGTTCGCGGTAGCCACGCCCGCCAACCAGGCGCTGCCACTTCCAATCCTGCGTGATGAAGAACTCGTTCTGATTCGCGCACAGGCGTACATCGAGGCCGGCAATTTTGCGGCGGCTACGGCCGATCTCAACTCGGTCCGCACCTTCAACCGACTGGCTCCGTACGCGGTGTTTACGTCGAGAGAGGCCGCGCGAAGCGCTGCTCTGTATGAGAAGCGTTTCTCGCTATTGCTCGAAGGCCCGCAGCGACTTGTGGATCTCAGAGAGTATGGGCGTCTGAACAACACGTTCTTCCGGAGGGAGACACCCACCGATCCATTCAATGCCGCCTTCCCGATCCCCCGCGGCGAGCAGAACGCCCGAAACGGAAATATTACCTGCCAGTAGGTGAGCGGCGGTAGCAGCGGGAAATCGTGAGGAAGCGTTCGACAGGGCGGTCAGAATAACAATCAAGCAAACGCAGCTTCGCATCGAGCGGCCCGGGCAGGATTAGCCCGGGCCGTTTTCTTTTATCCGGGTCAGCGGCAGAGTCCGCACGCTCGCCAGCGCGGAGCGGAGTTTTTTTTGCTTTTCAGAGCTCCACAAATCGGGCACTGGCGCAACAGATGCACCGGCCGCATTATCAACAGCATAGTCCGATTACCGTGGGGGGGTTGACATGAATGCCGCTCGCTGGGTCACCATTGCATCATCGCTGGCCGCTTTTGCATGTGCCGGCTCCCGTCAGGGCTCAAGTGGCCTCAACCATCAGAATCAGATTATTACCGAGGAGGAGATAGTTGACTCGAAGGCAGTCAACGCGTATGAGGCCATCAGGAAACTGAGAGGCAATTTCCTCAGCTATCGTGGCCGGACGACGATGATGAACACGTCCTCACCGGAGCCCACGGTATATATGGATGAAAATGCCTTCGGACCGCTGGCGTCCCTGAGGACGATTCCGGCGTCGCAGGTGGCTCAGATCAGACTGTACCGGGCTTGGGAGGCGGCGACGAAGTATGGCAACGGCAATATGGGCGGCGTGATCGAGGTAACGACCCGATCCAAGTGACGAGTCGACCGGGGAGGTAGGATCTATGACGTTTTTCCCATCCGTCGAAACGCCCGCGCTTACCCCTGATAGGGAGTCACAGCCAAGCCTTGGCGGTTGCTTCCCGCGCGTTTCGTGACACGCTACTTTAAAACTCTTGCGGGCGTTTGATTACACCCGTACATTTGCGCTACGAACTCCGGCAGACGCTCTAGCGCGCCGGCGACATCGCTCTCCGACATGATCGGGCGGCAGCGCCCGTCAATATAGATGCAGGCAGGTAGGTCCAATCTGGCGATCAACTGCGGCCGCACCCGGTAAGTGCGGCGATTTTCGCTATTCCGAAGCTGGCCAGATGCTGGGCAACGTTGACGACGTCCCTA
Coding sequences:
- a CDS encoding SusC/RagA family TonB-linked outer membrane protein, producing MNKTRSLVMTFVLLALFGSSAWAQTRRISGRVTVEGTTDPIPAATVSVVGTTLGAITGDDGRFSVSAPAGPVTLRVRRIGYTPRTLPVGAGLTEVTAALARDVLELDRQVITGTATTVAQVNAANAVAVVSGERLSRVQAQTIDNALQGKVPGAVISSNNGAPGGGTQIQLRGVSTINAGFTPLYVVDGVIVSNASIPNAVNVITQAARSGGVANAASSQDQQVNRIADLNPNDIESIQVLKGPSASSIYGSKGTNGVIVITTKQGRAGKTTLDISQRLGTYTLANKIGPFFCFTSAEGADDQGFLGGGDDGKLFTAAGEKCHDYEEEFYGNESLSYQTVASIRGSTSSGTNFFVSGLAQRDNGLALNDFYNKQSMRINLGQQVGGRLNVRANTEIIHTLTQRGVSGNDNTGINPYTTFSATPSFVDLRRNADGTFPRNPQNAVGNSNPFQNADAIKTPENVYRLIGSLTGTYNLLTSQSQTLDLSMTGGVDAFNDVAKVISPAFLYVEQVNSNPGTLATTSSSFVNANLNGSLAHRLIRSGFTATTSAGFRQDRRQFDITTVIGRGVIPGVQSVDQAVQNFVAENQGLVKDFTLFAQEEFLTFGERLLFTAGVNAERSSNNGDDTKFYAYPKFSASYRIPEVIPRVNEFKVRLAYGRAGNQPTQGKFTFLTTLFNEGVAGLRNSTAKGFAGIQPEVASELEGGFDVQAFDGRMRFSATQFRKQIDNLLLQTVLAPSTGFTSQFINGGQIVNHGTELELGLTPVQTGRFEWTSNTTYASVAGKVTRLPASVPAFIPVSGSFGSRFGNGFIQVGQSPSVVQAVNSCAVAVAPRSASAPFGGNCPAASRILSFVGDALPDYTMGFSNDFTLGAIRLSTLVDWRKGGKAINLTNNYFDGGLLGDSALGNARLTSFRSGRAAYVEDAGFVKLREVSVAYELPSGLTNRLFNGRAERARIEFSGRNLLTSTKYTGLDPEVSNFGNVAVGRLQDVTPYPPSRSFFFSVNTTF
- a CDS encoding Plug domain-containing protein, encoding MNAARWVTIASSLAAFACAGSRQGSSGLNHQNQIITEEEIVDSKAVNAYEAIRKLRGNFLSYRGRTTMMNTSSPEPTVYMDENAFGPLASLRTIPASQVAQIRLYRAWEAATKYGNGNMGGVIEVTTRSK